One part of the Vicia villosa cultivar HV-30 ecotype Madison, WI linkage group LG6, Vvil1.0, whole genome shotgun sequence genome encodes these proteins:
- the LOC131612759 gene encoding rhicadhesin receptor codes for MMKLIGVLLAVVLATASTATAADADALQDLCVADYASAILVNGFTCKPASNVTADDFFSTLLVKQGATNNTFGSLVTGANVQKIPGLNTLGVSMARIDYAPGGLNPPHTHPRATEMVFVLEGQLDVGFITTTNQLITKTIAKGETFVFPKGLVHFQKNNGWEPATVIAGFNSQLPGTVNIPLTLFNATPPVPDNVLTQAFQIGTKEVQKIKSKFAPKK; via the exons ATGATGAAACTCATCGGAGTGTTGTTGGCTGTAGTGTTAGCCACCGCCTCCACCGCCACCGCAGCAGATGCCGATGCTCTTCAAGATCTCTGTGTCGCAGACTATGCTTCTG CAATTTTAGTGAACGGATTCACATGCAAACCAGCATCCAACGTAACCGCAGATGATTTCTTCTCCACCCTCCTAGTCAAACAAGGTGCAACAAACAACACATTTGGTTCCTTAGTAACAGGAGCCAATGTTCAGAAAATCCCAGGACTCAACACTCTCGGCGTTTCAATGGCAAGAATCGACTACGCGCCCGGTGGACTCAACCCACCTCACACTCACCCGCGCGCAACAGAAATGGTGTTCGTTCTCGAAGGTCAACTAGACGTTGGATTCATAACAACAACCAATCAATTGATTACAAAAACCATTGCTAAAGGTGAAACATTTGTGTTTCCTAAAGGTTTGGTTCATTTTCAGAAGAACAATGGTTGGGAACCTGCTACTGTTATTGCAGGGTTTAATAGTCAATTGCCAGGGACAGTGAATATTCCTCTTACTTTGTTTAATGCTACACCACCTGTTCCAGATAATGTTTTGACTCAGGCTTTCCAAATTGGGACTAAAGAGGTTCAGAAAATCAAGTCTAAGTTTGCTCCCAAGAAGTAG